Below is a window of Pseudomonas sp. B21-040 DNA.
CGATCTATAACTTCCCCGAGTTACGCACCGAGCTCGAAAATCTCGGTTATGCGTTCTACTCCGGCGGGGACACCGAAGTGCTGCTCAAGGGCTATCACGCCTGGGGTGAAGCCTTGCTGCCCAAGCTAAACGGCATGTTTGCGTTCGCCATTTGGGAGCGCGACGCCCAACGATTGTTCATCGCCCGCGACCGTCTCGGCGTGAAGCCGCTGTACCTGTCCCGAACCGGCCAGCGCCTGCGCTTTGCCTCAGCGTTGCCGGCGTTGCTCAAGGGTGGCGACATCAACCCGATTCTCGACCCGGTGGCGCTCAATCATTACCTGAACTTCCACGCCGTGGTCCCGGCGCCGCGCACCCTGCTGGCCGGCATTGAAAAACTGCCACCGGCGACCTGGATGCGCATCGAAGCGGACGGCAGCACCGAACAGAAAACCTGGTGGACGCTGCCCTATGGTCCACGCGCCGACGAGATCGACCTGACCCTCGAAGACTGGCGTGACCGTGTCCTCGATAGCACGCGCGACGCCGTGGCGATCCGCCAACGGGCGGCGGTCGACGTTGGCGTTCTGCTCTCGGGCGGCGTCGACTCAAGCCTGCTGGTCGGGCTGTTGCGTGAAGTCGGCGTGGAAAACCTGTCGACCTTCTCCATTGGTTTTGAGGATGCCGGCGGCGAACGCGGCGACGAGTTCCAGTATTCGGACCTGATCGCCACCCACTACGGCACCCGGCATCATCAATTGCGCATCGACGAAAAAGAGATCATCGAGCAATTGCCAGCGGCGTTCCGCGCCATGAGCGAGCCGATGGTCAGCCATGACTGCATCGCCTTCTATCTGCTGTCACGCGAAGTGGCCAAGCATTGCAAAGTGGTGCAAAGCGGCCAAGGTGCGGACGAGTTGTTCGCCGGTTATCACTGGTATCCGCAGGTCGATGGCGCAAGCGATCCGTACACGGCTTATCGCGAGGCGTTCTTCGACCGCAGCCATGAGGAGTACGCAGCCACTGTGCAGCCGAAATGGCTGACGGCGAATGACGCCGCCGGTGACTTCGTGAAGGAACATTTCGCACAGCC
It encodes the following:
- a CDS encoding N-acetylglutaminylglutamine amidotransferase, with amino-acid sequence MCGLAGELRFDHQPADLAAVERITHHLAPRGPDAWGFHAQGPIALGHRRLKIMDLSDGSAQPMIDNQLGLSLAFNGAIYNFPELRTELENLGYAFYSGGDTEVLLKGYHAWGEALLPKLNGMFAFAIWERDAQRLFIARDRLGVKPLYLSRTGQRLRFASALPALLKGGDINPILDPVALNHYLNFHAVVPAPRTLLAGIEKLPPATWMRIEADGSTEQKTWWTLPYGPRADEIDLTLEDWRDRVLDSTRDAVAIRQRAAVDVGVLLSGGVDSSLLVGLLREVGVENLSTFSIGFEDAGGERGDEFQYSDLIATHYGTRHHQLRIDEKEIIEQLPAAFRAMSEPMVSHDCIAFYLLSREVAKHCKVVQSGQGADELFAGYHWYPQVDGASDPYTAYREAFFDRSHEEYAATVQPKWLTANDAAGDFVKEHFAQPGAEAAVDKALRLDSTVMLVDDPVKRVDNMTMAWGLEARTPFLDYRLVELSARVPGKFKLPGGGKHVLKEAARSVIPSEVIDRKKGYFPVPGLKHLQGDTLNWVRDLLLDPSQDRGLFNPAMLDRLLTDPQGQLTPLRGSKLWQLAALNLWLSEQGI